The nucleotide sequence TGTACGGCAAGCTCACGCCGACCCGGATGACGCTCTTGCCGAGCCGATGCGTGGCATTTTCGTCCATGTGGAACCGATCGCGCCAGTCGGACCGGCCGTCGAACGCTTCGGCCATCCGCCCGCCCCACAGCGCGAGCGCCGCGACCGCATGGGTCGCGCCGTAGAACACCAGCAGCGGCTCGGGACCGATCTGCCAGATCGACAGCGCCCCACTCACGAGTCCCGAGATGCCCACGCCGATCGCGAACCACCGCGCCCAGAAGTACCCGGCGACGAGCCCGACGAACGCGACCGCGTAGACGCCGGCGAGGCCGCCGAAGGCCGCACCCCACCCGCCCGGGGCCGACAGCGACACGAGGAAATAGATCGACATGTAAAAGCCGAGGACGGCGGCCGCCAGTGCCCGGCGCTCTCCGACGAGCTTGCCCATGGATCCCAAGTATAGCCGAGGCGCACGCGCGGAGCCACGCCACCGGGTTTCGCGCACCTGCCGCGCATCGCGAACTCGCGCGCGGCCCGAGGTTGAATCGGCTGGCCCCGCGGTGTAAACGCGAGGCAGCATGCCGACCGTGACGACGAACCGCGCCCTGAACGATTGGGTGGACGAATGCGTCCGCCTTTGCAAACCCGACACCGTCGTCTGGTGCGACGGATCCGAGGAAGAAAACCGTCGCCTGCTCGACCAGATGGTTGCCGACGGAACGATGATCCGGCTCAACCCGGACAAGTTCCCAAACTGCCACCTGCACCGCAGCGATCCGCGGGACGTCGCGCGCACCGAGCACCTCACGTTCATCTGCTCCGAACGCGAGCAGGACGCCGGTCCGACCAACAACTGGATGGCGCCGGACGAAGCCCGCGCCAAGATCCGCCCCCTGTTCGACGGCGCGATGAAGGGCCGCACGATGTACGTCGTGCCGTACGTGATGGGGCCGCTCGGCTCGGCGTTTTCCCGCGTCGGCGTCGAACTCACCGACTCCCCCTACGTGGTCGCCAACATGCGCATCATGACGCGCATGGGCACGGCCGCACTCGATCTGCTCGGCGACAGCCCCGACTTCGTCAAGGGTCTGCACTCGCTGGGCGACCTGTCGCCCGACCGACGCTACATCGCACACTTCCCCGAGGCGCGCGAAATCTGGTCGGTCGGGTCCGGCTACGGCGGCAACGCGCTGCTCGGCAAGAAGTGCTTCGCCCTGCGCATCGCCAGCGCCATGGGCCGCGACGAGGGCTGGATGGCCGAGCACATGCTGATCCTCGGCATCAAGACGCCCGCCGGCCGGCAACACTACATCGCCGCGGCGTTCCCGAGCGCGTGCGGCAAGACCAACCTCGCGATGCTCGTCCCGCCCGCATCGATGTCGGGCTACGAGGTCACCACGGTCGGCGACGACATCGCGTGGATCCGGTTCGGGCCGGACGGCCGGCTGTGGGCGATCAACCCGGAGGCCGGCTTCTTCGGCGTCGCGCCGGGCACCAGCGAGAAGACCAACCACAACGCGATCGTCACGGTGTCGCGCAACAGCATCTTCACCAACGTCGCGCTCACCGAGGACGGCTGCCCGTGGTGGGAGGGGTTGTCGGATCCGCCGGCCCGCCTCACCGACTGGCAGGGTCAGCCGTGGACGCCCGACTGCGGCCGCAAGGCAGCGCACCCCAACTCGCGCTACACCGCCCCCGCTCACCAGTGCCCGACGATCTCGCCGCACTGGGAGGATCCACAGGGCGTGCCGCTGTCGGCGATCCTGTTCGGGGGCCGCCGGGCCCGCCTCGCGCCGTTGGTGTACGAGGCGCGCGACTGGTCACACGGCGTGTTCATCGGGGCGTCGATGGCCTCCGAGACGACCGCCGCCGCCACCGGCGCGACCGGAGTCGTCCGCCGCGACCCCATGGCGATGCGCCCGTTCTGTGGCTACCATATCGGCGACTACTTCAACCATTGGTTGAACATGGCCGCCCCCGCCGGTGGCGCCGCCAAGCGGATGCCCAAGATCTTCCACGTCAACTGGTTCCGCACCGACGCCGACGGCCGCTTCTTGTGGCCCGGGTTCGGCGAAAACCTGCGCGTACTGGACTGGATTCTGTCGCGCTGCGAGGGCACCGGCGACGCCGTGGAGTCGCCGATCGGGTTCCTGCCGGCCGACGGCGCCATCAGGACCGACGGCCTCGACCTCAAACCGGGCGCCATGCGCGAGCTGCTCGCGGTCGACCGGAACGCGTGGCGAGCCGAAGCGGACGACATCGGCGCGTTCTTCGCGACCGTGGGCGACCGGTTGCCGCCGGCGCTCGAGGCCGAGCGCCGGGGCCTCATCGATCGCCTCGGCGGCTGATCGGCCGCGGCGAGGGCGCGGCCTCCGGCCCCCGGGCTCCGGCATCGAGCTGTGAGCGGCTGCCGCCGCCGGCCGCTTGCGCTCGCGCGCCGCATGGCGTAGACAACGGGTTCCATGCGTTTACGCAGCCTGGTCGCCGCCGCCGCGGCGCTGCTGGTCGCCGGTCCCGCCGCCGCCCAGCGCGCCAAACCTGCCAAGCCGGCCTGTGGCATCCAGTTCTTGCCGCTGGCCGAAGGCAACTACTGGGTGTTCGAGCCGATCAATCAGCCGCCGGCCGGCCCTCCTCCGGCCAAGGTGAAGATCGAGGTCGTCAAGGTCGAGCCGCAGGGCAAAAAGGCCGCGACGATCACGCTCAAGGAGACGTACCGCGACGTCGAGTTCGAGATGAAGGCGACCTGCGACGCCGCCCAGCTCGTGCTGCCGCCGGAGAGCTTCTTCTTCGCGGCCGAACCGGGTGGCGTGTCCGGCATGCAGATCGAGGGGTTCGAGCACAAGGGCGCGTCGTTCCCCGCCAAAGGGCTCAAACCGGGCGACCAGTGGTTCGAGGAGATCCGGTTCGACGTCGTGCGCGTCCCGGCCGAGGGCTCCAATGCGACGCACGACCCGGCCAAGGTCGAACTCGAACGCCTCACGACGGTCACTCGCGGCCAGCAGCTGGTCGACACCGCGTTCGGCCCGTTCAAGGCACAAGTCGTCGAGTTCGAGATCCGCGGCCGCGGCATCATCGGCGAAAAGTCCCAGGAGATCCCGGTCCGCGACAAGGGCATCCTGTGGTTCTCCAAGCGGATCGGCCTGTCGCGAGCGCGCGACGTGAGCGGCCGCGAGTGGCAGCTCGTCGACACCAACTTGGTCGCCAAGAATGCCCCGTAGACCAGCTCCCCGCGGGCCTACTCGACCGCGCAGAACAGACAGGTGAGGTAGCGCCCCTCCGGGAATGCAGGCGCCACCGGGTGATCGGCCGCGGCGCCGCCGATGTGAGTCACGCGAACCCGGCGATCGCAATCGGCGACGACCGCCAACAGATCGGCGTCCGTGACGTGCGACGAGCAGGACGCGGTCACCAGCATGCCGCCCGGCTCGACGACCGCCGCGGCGAGGCGGTTGAGCCGGCGATAGGCGCGCAGCGCGCGCGGCCGGGCCCGCTCGCTGCGAGCGAACGCCGGCGGATCGCACACCACGAGTTCCCAGCGCCGCCCGCGCCGGACGGCCTCCTCCAAGAACGAAAAGGCGTCCGCCACGACGGCTTCGTGTGCGGCCGGGTCGAGATGGTTGAGCGCCAGGTTGCGGGCGAGCGCGGCCATCGCAGGGCGCGCCGAGTCGACGCTCGTCGTGCGGCGGGCGCCGCCGAGCGCGGCGTGCACCGTAAACCCGCCGGTGTAGGAAAACAGGTTCAACACGGTGCGGCCGGCCGCGAGGGACCGCACGCGCAAGCGGTTGTCGCGCTGGTCGAGAAACAGGCCGGTCTTTTGCCCGCGCACCAGGTCGACCTCGAACGCGGCGCCCGCTTCCGTCACGCGGACGAGATCGCCCTCGGGCCGGCGCGCGCGCGCGACCGCGCGGATGTCGTCCTCGAATCGGCTCCACAGCGCGGCGGCGCCGGCGCCGTCGAACGCGACGACGCCGGCGTCGCCGTAGCGGTCGACGACCAGTCCAGGCAGGTAGTCGTTTTCGCCGTGCACGATGCGCAGCGCGTCGGTGTCGACGATGCTCTCGCGCGCGGCGGCCGCCGCGGCGACCCGCCGCCGCACCCAGGCGCGGTCGATGCGCTCGGCCGGATCGAGAGACAAGACCCGCACCGCGATCGGCGATTCGGGATCGTAGTAGCCGACGCACAGCGGCTCGCCGCGGTCCTCGACGACGACCAACGCGCCGGCCGCGGGCTCCCGCCGGGGCAGGTGGAGCGCCCGGCGAAACACCCACGGGTGGCTGGCGCGGATGGCGCGGCGCACGTCCTTGGCCAGGTGGACCCGTTGCACGGGGGCCGAGCGTAGCGAACAATCCGGCCGTGGGCCGACTTCGACGCGCGGCAGTCGCGGCGGCGGCCGCGGGCGTGGCGTGCAGCGCGCCGCCCGCGCCGTCCGCGCCGCCGTACGCGCGATACCGAGGGACCCCGGCGCCCGTGTCGCGCGCGGCCGACGCCGACATGATCGCGATCGCCGCCGGGCCGTTCCTCGCGGGGTCGACGCGCGAGGAGCGCGAGCGCGCCTACCGCGACTACCGGGCGACCGCCGGCCACGACGCCGCCCGGCGCGGCCGCTGGTTCGACGGCGAGCGCGAGCCGCACGAGGAGACCCTGCCGGCGTTCGTCATCGACCGCACGCCGGTGACCCAGGCGGCCTACGCGGAGTTCGTCGCCGACACGGGCATCGCGCCGCCCGCGATCGACGAGGCGGCATGGCGCGCGCAGGGGTTTTCACAGGACTATGCGACCGAGGTCGCGCGGTTCGTGTGGCGGGACGGCAGGCCGCCGCCGGGCCGCGCATCGCATCCGGTCGTGCTCGTGACCTGGCGCGATGCGGCCGCCTACTGCGCGTGGCGCGGTTCGCTGGTCGGCGCCGTGCGCCGGCTGCCGACCGCCTCCGAGTACGAAAAGGCCGCCCGCGGCACCGACGGCCGCGCCTACCCGTGGGGCGACGACTTCGACCCGTCTCGGCTCAACAGCGCCGTCGCCGGACCGCGCGACACCACGCCGGTCGGCAGCTACCCCTCGGGCGCCAGCCCGTACGGCATGCTCGACGCCGCGGGCAACGTCTTTCAGTGGACGGCGACGCGCTGGCGCGGCGGTCCGCGCATGACGGTGAAGGGCTCGGCGTGGGACGACTACGCCGGCGTGGGGCGGGCCGCGTCCGCTCACGGCCGGCCGCCGGCGATCCGCCACGCGATCGTCGGCTTTCGTTGCGCAGGCAACTGACGCCGCGCGGCGGCGCGGCACGCGGGCGCGCGCTACCGCGCGACGGCGCGGCACGCGGGCGGCGGGTCGTCGAGGCCCGTGCACACGCCGCGGATCGCGTCGACCACCGCGTCGCGGTCGTAGGCGGGCAGCGCCGCGAGCGCGCGCGCATCGACCGGCCGCGGCCGGAGCGCAAACGCCACGCGCGCGGCCGCCGCCACGTCGTGCACCGCGCGCACCGGGCCGCCCGCTCGCAGGTCGGCCGCGACGACCGACCAGAAAAACGGCGCGCCATCGCGCTCGCTGCGCAGCACCGCGGTCGCCACGAGCCACCGCCCATCGGCGGACCACGCCGGCTCCGTCTCGTGCGCCAGCGGCTCGTCGATCGCGACGCGCTCGCGGGTGCCGTCGGCGCGAATCGTGAAGATGTCGAGATCGGGCCGATCGATCGCGGGCGCCGAGTACGCGATGCGCCCCCCGTCCGGCGACCAGGCCGGGGCCTGATCGAGCGGGCCGCTCGTGAGCCGGCGCGGGCGGCGCCCTGATGCGTCCACCAGCCACACGCTCGACGTCCGCGTGGCGCGGTCGAATCGGCTGTAGGCGACGCGGCGGCCGTCGGGCGACCACGCGGGCGTCACCAGGTCAGCCGCCTCGCGCAGCCACGGCACCGGTTCCCCCCGCGGTGTGCCCGTGCGCGGATCCACCTCGAGCCGCCACAGGTCGTAGCTGCCGCCGCGGTTCGAGCTGAACAGGAGCGCTCGCCCGTCCGGCGACCAGGCCGGATCGCGGTCGGTCGCGCCCGCGGGCGGCCGGGTGAGCCGCCGCGGCACCTGGTCGGCGACCGCACGCGCGATCCACAGACCGGCGGCGCCGCCCCGATTGGACGCGAAGGCGATCCACCGGCCGTCGGCCGACCACGCCGGCTGCGTGTCGACCACGAACGGCGGCTGGCCGTCCTCCGGGGGCAGGGTCAGGTCGGCGACGCGCGCGCCGGCGGCCGACACGAACACGAGTCGCACCCCGCCCGCGCCGCGCTCGGCGACCACGAAGGGGGCGTCCGCCGACGGGTCGCCGGCCGGCCGCGCACGCGGAGCCGGCCCGCAGGCGAGAAGGAGCGCCGCGGCGGCGGCGCCGAGCGCCCGAGCGCGCAGACGGCCCGTGCTATCGCGGGCCGCCGGCCGCGTCACTTGGGTTGAACGAGCTGCGTCGGAGGCGCCTTCGTCGCGCCGGGCGGCGGGGGCGGCGCGGCCGCCGGGGTGCCCCCGGGGGCGTCCGCGGCGCCGGCCGCGGGCTGCGCGGCGGCCTCGGACGGCTGCGCGGCCGCCGGATCCGGCGCGTCGGGCGCGGCGACGTCGTCCTCGACCACCGTGCGTCGCGTCGATTCGACCGCGATGTCCTCGGCCGAGATCTTCGGCTTGGGCTTGTCGTGCGACAGGACGATCGCGACGACGAAAATGCCGTAGATCGCGGCGACGATGCCCCCGATGCGCAGCGACGACTTCGCGTTCTCGCGGGTGAACTGCTCGAACACGACGAACTCGCGCTCCTGGTCGGGGGGCATGGACGAAAAGTCGCTGTACATGTCGGCCTCCGTGGCGGCAACCGTACCGCCGGCGTATGCGGAACTCAACCGGCGCTGCCGGCACCGGGTGACCGTTCGACACCGCCGGCGCGGATTCGTTCCCGAAAAAATGCGACCGGTGCGGCGCGGCAGCCGGCGCGCCGCACCGGCCTGCCGCCGGCCGCCCGGCGCGATCCGGGGGTGCGCGCGCGTGCGCGGCTTGCCCACGCCGACCCACAACCCCGCGATTCCTCACAAAAAAACCGGACATGGGGCTTCCGTTCGCGGCGCGAATCCGTATCCTCGACCTGGGGATGGGCACTGCCAAATGCTGCGACTGCGGGCGGCCGTTGCCGCTGTCCGACGGCGTCGCGCTGGTCGCGACCGGCCGCGTGTTCCAGCTGTGCCGGCCGTGCGCCGAGCGTCCCGAACCCGCGGCGCCCCCGTTTTGCGCCGAGCCCGCGGCGCCCGCGCGCCTGGCCGCCCTCGCCCACCGGCGCGCGCGGCCCCTGTTCGTGGCGGCGGTCGGGGTCGCGCTGCTGTCGCTGGCGCCGAACACGGCCGAGCCGAACCCGGAGGTCCCGAGCGAGGTCCTGGCCTCCGACTGGCTCCTCGACCGCCCCGCGCGCAGCGTCGCCCTCGACATCGCGCCGCGCGACCTGCCGCGGTTGCACGCGTTGAGCCTGTCGGACTCCGGCGAGTGGATGCGCTGGGTCCACCCGCTCGCCGGACCCGAACGCGCGTTGCCCGACTCGGCGTCGCGCCGGTTCGGCGCCGACCGCGACGGCACCCGCCCCGAGTGCGGCCGCGGTCACTGCGGCGTCGACCTCGGCCACGAACGTGGCCTGGTGGTGCACGCGGCCGCCGACGGCTTCGTCGAGCGGGTCGTCGTGGCACCCGACCGCAAGGGCGGCAACTACGTCAAGCTCCGCCACCCGCACGGGTTCGCATCGTTCTACATGCACCTCGATCGGATCCGCCCCGGCCTGCGCCGCGGCGACCTCGTGCAAGCCGGCGAGCCGCTCGGGACGACCGGCCGGACGGGCATCCACCACTCGGGGCCGCACCTGCACTTCGCGGTCGCCCGCACGACCCCCGAGCGCGACGTGTTCGTCGACCCGGAGCCGATGCTGCGCGAGGCCGAGCTGTTGCCGGCGCCGGCGACGCTTCCGGACGGCGAGGCGACCGACGACGGCGCCGATCGCGACGGCGACGACGGCTGGGCCGCCGATCTGGGGCTGTGAGCCGCGGCCGACCGGCCGCCGGGCGGGATCGACGGCCGCACGCCCGGCCTGCGGGTGGCCGAGTCCGCCGAAATGGCGCTACCCTCCGGCCATGCGGAACCGACAGCTCGCATGGGTCGCCCTCGCCCTGACCGCGGCCGTCGCGCCGGCCGCGGCGCGCGCGCAGGACGGCTCGACCGACGACGACCCGCTCGCCGGCGCCGCCGGCGCGGGAACGGGCGGCGACGAGGTGGAGATGGCGCCGGACGACGCGCTGGACGAAGGCGAGCCGGCGACGTTGCTCGATGAAGGCGACGCGCCGGCCGGCGCCGAGGAGGATCCCGGCGCGCCGGTGCTCCACGCCGAGCGCCGGGCGGCCGCCGGCGACGGCTCCCCGGCAACCCGTGCGGGCGGCGATCGAATGCTGCTGCCCGCGGGCGGCTGGCGGGTGCGCTACTGGGCCGGGATCGGCGGGCTCACGGAAAAGCGCGCCTATCCGAAGCGGGCCGACGACTCCGACGAGCTGAGTTACCTGCGCGCCGGCGGCGTGCTCGAGGCCGACTACGGCATCACGGACCGCCTGCAGGTCGGCCTGCGGTACGGCACGGGAACGTACGGCAAGGTGGAGACGGCGCCCGACCCGAACCCGAGCGCCGAGTACGTTCCCGGCAAAGCGGTCGCGGTCGACCTGCGCTACGGTCTCACGCCGTGGATGGCGTTGCAGATACAACTCCCGATGCTGCTCGACCCGTTCGAGGCGGCGGTCACGGTCGGCGTGCCGATCCGCGTGCGCGTGGGCGATCGACTGGCGTTGTTCGCGGGGGAGGACCTGCTGACGGTCCGCGTGACCGACATGGTGCCGTTCGTCGAGGACGCGGTGTCCAACGAGCGGTCGGTGGTCGCGCTCGACCAGACGAACGCCGAGAAGGACGACGGCGACGTCACGGTCAAAGCGGGCGCGATCGTGCGCCTCGACGACCGCATGGCCGTGCGCGGTACGATCGGCGTCGTCGCGGGCGACTTCGCGATGACCGACGCCGGAACGCCGCTGTGGGGCGACCTGCTGTACGCGGTCTCCGGCCACGTGGGGATCGAGGCGCGCGTCGGGTTCGCGAACCTGGGCGCGGCCACAAAGACCTTCACCGCCGCAGTCGGCGTCGCAGTCCAGCACTGACCGGCGGGCGCCGTGCGGCCGCCGCGGTCACGGCGCGGTCGCCGGTACGACCTCGAATGCCCGCTCGCCGACGAGCTGGCCGGCGTCGGTCTCGACGCGGCACGCCCACGGCCCGAGCGGGTCGTCGGGCAACGACATCAGGTACGACCGGAAGACGACGCCGGGCCCGGCGGCGGCGACGCGTTCCGGCTCGGCGCGCCGGACGACCCGCCCGCGGTGCACCCACACGTGGACGATCGGATCGCGAACGCCGCCGGGCTCGGTGAGACGCGTGACGCAGCGCAATCCGTCGAGTTGGTTCGCCGGGATCGTCCGCGCGTGGCCGGGCACGATCTCGTAGCTGCCGGGCGTCCCGTGACCGACCGCACCCTCGGCCAGCGCGAGCGGCGCCGGCGGTACGTACGCGACGGCGTGGAACGCGGCGACCGCCATGCCGCCGGCCGCACCGACGACGAGCGCCAGCCCGGCGACCGACGCGATCTGGCGCACCCGGAACGTGAGCAGAGCGACGGCGGGCGCGGCGGCAGCCGCCGCGACGATCAGCGCCTCGAAGTGGGACAGCGCGAGCGCGACCGGCAGGACCAGGTTGAGTACGCCGAACATGCACGCGGCGTACATCACGGCGGCGAGCAGCCTCCGGCGCAGCACCACGCGATCCATCACCAGGTCCATCGTCGACAGCACGGCGAACGCGAGCAGCAGCGGCGCGAGCCACCAGTTGCGCGACGACGCGGACCACGTGGTGCTCGACGCATACAGCGGCACCAGGAAGAACAGCATCTGCTGGTACAGGTTCTTGACGAAGTAGTGGGTGGTGAGGCGCAAGCCGCGCCGCAGCAGCCTGCCGCCGCCGCCGTCCGGCCCGACGGTCATCCGCAATGCGACGAACACGACGAACCACGACGCGGCGAGCGCGACGAGCAGTTTGTCGGCGTGCGCCAGTCCGCGGCGGGCGTAGAGCATGACGCCCACGCCGAACGCCAACGCCCACGCGCTGTGCAGCCACCATGCCGTGCGGACGAACCGTTCCCAGCGGCTGCGGCCGCGCGGTGCGCCGTTAGCCGGATCCGGCGGCATCGACCTGCGCGGCCTCGGCGATGACCTCGCGGATGCGCGCGAGCGCGGTATCGATGACGTCGAGCGGCGGGCCGAACGAAAACCGCAGGTGGCTGCGGAACCGCGACGTACGCCGCCCGCGCCGGCGCCCCGGATCGACGCCGAAGAACTCTCCCGGCACCGCGATCACCCGCTTTTGCAGCGCCGCGCGGAAGAACCGCATGCCGTCGTTGATCGCCGGCGGCAGGTGCTCGGCCGACGCCCACACGTAGAACGTCCCGTCGGGCGGCAAGTCGACCACGAAACCGAGGTCGCGCAACCCGGACAGCAACCGCTCGCGCTTGCGGCCAAACACCTGCTGGATGGCGGCGGTTTCCGCGCGCACGTGGTCGAGGTCGACCAGCGGTACGGCAGCCCGCTGCAGCGGCCGCGAGCCGCCGCCGTCGAGGAACGACCCGGCGCTCGCGATCGCCTCGATCACGGACTTGGGGGCGAGGGTCCACGTCACCCGCCAGCCGGGGTACCGCCAGTTCTTGGTCAGCCCGTCGAGGAGGACGACCGGGTCGCGGTCCACGTCCTCGACGCACGCCGCGGCCGACGCCATGCCGCCGCGCGCCACCAGGTCGGGCCGCCACACGTAGTGCGAGTAGAACTCGTCGAAGATGAGCGCGCAGTCGAGGTCGCGCGCCGCCGCGACCCACGCGTCGAGATCGGCGCCGCCGACGATCTTGCCGGTCGGATTGCACGGGTTCGACAGCAACAGCGCGCTGAGCCCGCGGCCCTCGATCTCGCGGCGCAGATCGTCGACGGTGAAGGCGTAGTTTCGCTCGCGTTCGAGCAGGATCGGAATCGGCGAAAACAGCCGGAATACGTCGAGCAGTTCCTCGTACGCCGTGTAGTCCGGCAGGAAGTGCCCCATATTGATCTGGCCGAGCGCCGCGACGACGCGCGTGAGCGACGTGCGGCCGCCGCCGCAGATCGCGACGTTCTCGGCCGAGTACTGCGACTTCATGCCGCGCCGGTAGCGCCGGTTGTACAGGTCGGCGACCGCTTCGCGCAGCTCCCACAGCCCGGCGACCGGCGCGTACTCGTGGTCGCCGGCGGCGATGTCGATGTGGTCCACCCGGGGCGGCGCCCCCGGCAGCGGCCCGCTCTCCGGCTGGCCCTGGCCGAGATTGCACCACCCCGGGTCGGCGCCGAAGCCGAGGCGCTGAGCCTCGGCGGTCACGTAGATGACGCCCGTGCGGGGCACCGGGCGAAACGCGCCGACATCGACCGTGCCGTTGGGGCGGTTGGGCATGACGACCGACGTTAGCCGACATCGCACGCGGCGGCCAGGGGCCTGCGCCGGCGCGGCCGAAGGCGGCCGCCGCCCCGCCGCAACGCGCGCCGGTGTGGTAGCGTGACAGCGTGCCGTCGCTGAGCGACATCCGCGGTCAACCGCGCGCGATCGCGGCGCTACGCCGCGCGATCGCGACCGGCCGCGTGCCGCACGCGTACCTGTTTTCCGGGCCCGAACACAGCGGCAAGTACACGGCCGCGCTCGCGGTCGCGGCGGCGCTCAACTGCGTGCGAACGCCGGGGGAAGGCTGCGCCGACTGCGAAGCGTGCGCCAAGATCGCCGACGGGATCCACCCGGACGTGATCACGCTGCGCGCCGAGGGAGCGGCGCAGATCATCCCGATCGACGCGATCCGGTCGGAAGTCGTGGCGCGGGTCGCGCTGCCGCCGCACGAGGGGCGCGCGCGCCTGTTCGTCGTCGAGGAGGCGGCCGCGATGCAGGGCCCTGCGGCCAATGCCCTGCTCAAGACCCTCGAGGAGCCGCCGGCGCGCACTCACTTCATATTGCTCACGACGGCGCCGGACCAGCTGCCGCCGACCATCCGCAGCCGCTGCCAGCGAATTGCGTTCGCCGCTCTTCCGCCGGACGTGCGGGCAGACCTCGCGATCGACGGCGAGGACGACGGGCGGCGCCAACAGCTCGCCGACCGCCTGTGGAGCGCGGTGGCCTCGGCCGACGCCGAGGCCGCGGATCGCGCCGCGGGCGAGGCGACCGAAGACAAGACGGACACGATCCCGGTGCTGCACCGGGTGGCGGAGCGCCTGCACGAACGGGCGCGCGCCGCGGCGATGGCGGGCGACCTGGCGGCGGCTGCGGCCCACGCCGACGGCGCGCGCGCCGCGCTCGCGGCGGCGCGCGCGGTCGATCGCCACAACGCGCACGCGCTGCTCGCGGTGGAGGCGCTCGTGCGCCGACTGCGCCGCGCCGGGATCGGGTCCGCGCCGCGGACAGGATGACCGAGCCGACCGA is from Deltaproteobacteria bacterium and encodes:
- a CDS encoding DUF2914 domain-containing protein — encoded protein: MPPDPANGAPRGRSRWERFVRTAWWLHSAWALAFGVGVMLYARRGLAHADKLLVALAASWFVVFVALRMTVGPDGGGGRLLRRGLRLTTHYFVKNLYQQMLFFLVPLYASSTTWSASSRNWWLAPLLLAFAVLSTMDLVMDRVVLRRRLLAAVMYAACMFGVLNLVLPVALALSHFEALIVAAAAAAPAVALLTFRVRQIASVAGLALVVGAAGGMAVAAFHAVAYVPPAPLALAEGAVGHGTPGSYEIVPGHARTIPANQLDGLRCVTRLTEPGGVRDPIVHVWVHRGRVVRRAEPERVAAAGPGVVFRSYLMSLPDDPLGPWACRVETDAGQLVGERAFEVVPATAP
- a CDS encoding M23 family metallopeptidase, with translation MGLPFAARIRILDLGMGTAKCCDCGRPLPLSDGVALVATGRVFQLCRPCAERPEPAAPPFCAEPAAPARLAALAHRRARPLFVAAVGVALLSLAPNTAEPNPEVPSEVLASDWLLDRPARSVALDIAPRDLPRLHALSLSDSGEWMRWVHPLAGPERALPDSASRRFGADRDGTRPECGRGHCGVDLGHERGLVVHAAADGFVERVVVAPDRKGGNYVKLRHPHGFASFYMHLDRIRPGLRRGDLVQAGEPLGTTGRTGIHHSGPHLHFAVARTTPERDVFVDPEPMLREAELLPAPATLPDGEATDDGADRDGDDGWAADLGL
- a CDS encoding phosphoenolpyruvate carboxykinase (GTP), with amino-acid sequence MPTVTTNRALNDWVDECVRLCKPDTVVWCDGSEEENRRLLDQMVADGTMIRLNPDKFPNCHLHRSDPRDVARTEHLTFICSEREQDAGPTNNWMAPDEARAKIRPLFDGAMKGRTMYVVPYVMGPLGSAFSRVGVELTDSPYVVANMRIMTRMGTAALDLLGDSPDFVKGLHSLGDLSPDRRYIAHFPEAREIWSVGSGYGGNALLGKKCFALRIASAMGRDEGWMAEHMLILGIKTPAGRQHYIAAAFPSACGKTNLAMLVPPASMSGYEVTTVGDDIAWIRFGPDGRLWAINPEAGFFGVAPGTSEKTNHNAIVTVSRNSIFTNVALTEDGCPWWEGLSDPPARLTDWQGQPWTPDCGRKAAHPNSRYTAPAHQCPTISPHWEDPQGVPLSAILFGGRRARLAPLVYEARDWSHGVFIGASMASETTAAATGATGVVRRDPMAMRPFCGYHIGDYFNHWLNMAAPAGGAAKRMPKIFHVNWFRTDADGRFLWPGFGENLRVLDWILSRCEGTGDAVESPIGFLPADGAIRTDGLDLKPGAMRELLAVDRNAWRAEADDIGAFFATVGDRLPPALEAERRGLIDRLGG
- a CDS encoding class I SAM-dependent rRNA methyltransferase, with the protein product MQRVHLAKDVRRAIRASHPWVFRRALHLPRREPAAGALVVVEDRGEPLCVGYYDPESPIAVRVLSLDPAERIDRAWVRRRVAAAAAARESIVDTDALRIVHGENDYLPGLVVDRYGDAGVVAFDGAGAAALWSRFEDDIRAVARARRPEGDLVRVTEAGAAFEVDLVRGQKTGLFLDQRDNRLRVRSLAAGRTVLNLFSYTGGFTVHAALGGARRTTSVDSARPAMAALARNLALNHLDPAAHEAVVADAFSFLEEAVRRGRRWELVVCDPPAFARSERARPRALRAYRRLNRLAAAVVEPGGMLVTASCSSHVTDADLLAVVADCDRRVRVTHIGGAAADHPVAPAFPEGRYLTCLFCAVE
- a CDS encoding pyridoxal phosphate-dependent aminotransferase, translating into MPNRPNGTVDVGAFRPVPRTGVIYVTAEAQRLGFGADPGWCNLGQGQPESGPLPGAPPRVDHIDIAAGDHEYAPVAGLWELREAVADLYNRRYRRGMKSQYSAENVAICGGGRTSLTRVVAALGQINMGHFLPDYTAYEELLDVFRLFSPIPILLERERNYAFTVDDLRREIEGRGLSALLLSNPCNPTGKIVGGADLDAWVAAARDLDCALIFDEFYSHYVWRPDLVARGGMASAAACVEDVDRDPVVLLDGLTKNWRYPGWRVTWTLAPKSVIEAIASAGSFLDGGGSRPLQRAAVPLVDLDHVRAETAAIQQVFGRKRERLLSGLRDLGFVVDLPPDGTFYVWASAEHLPPAINDGMRFFRAALQKRVIAVPGEFFGVDPGRRRGRRTSRFRSHLRFSFGPPLDVIDTALARIREVIAEAAQVDAAGSG